A single window of Bufo gargarizans isolate SCDJY-AF-19 unplaced genomic scaffold, ASM1485885v1 original_scaffold_1790_pilon, whole genome shotgun sequence DNA harbors:
- the LOC122923654 gene encoding uncharacterized protein LOC122923654 has product MPVVPVGPGGQELMSLVRSSVSPATWQAHGPGRPAVWIVGHSYVFWAAQRADCRPGGRSLGFREVDVAWRGIRGLRWAQLMSQVVEIGSQASGPVVLVLHAGGNDMGSVPLVELLALIRSDLERFPSFFREVVLVWSEVVPRVVWQGGEAVERCRRTINARISRFVRSRGGVVVRHRQLEGDNRSLMRPDGVHLNEIGLDIFLSGIQDGVEQAMFLLGGGRSPV; this is encoded by the exons ATGCCCGTCGTACCTGTGGGACCTGGTGGACAGGAGCTGATGTCGCTGGTTCGATCGTCTGTTTCCCCGGCTACTTGGCAGGCGCATG GTCCTGGGCGTCCGGCCGTTTGGATCGTGGGCCATTCATATGTTTTCTGGGCGGCGCAGAGAGCTGATTGCCGACCTGGGGGGAGGTCCCTCGGCTTCCGGGAGGTGGATGTGGCCTGGAGAGGAATCCGGGGTTTGCGATGGGCTCAGCTCATGTCTCAAGTGGTCGAGATCGGTTCGCAGGCCAGTGGCCCGGTTGTTTTAGTTCTACATGCTGGGGGGAACGATATGGGTTCTGTTCCCCTGGTGGAATTGTTGGCCCTCATCAGGTCCGATTTGGAGCGTTTTCCATCGTTTTTTCGTGAGGTGGTCCTGGTCTGGTCTGAGGTTGTTCCTCGGGTGGTATGGCAGGGTGGGGAGGCAGTCGAGAGGTGTAGAAGGACGATTAATGCCCGTATTTCCCGCTTCGTCAGGTCCCGGGGTGGTGTGGTTGTCAGACACAGACAGCTCGAGGGCGATAACCGCTCATTAATGAGGCCCGATGGGGTTCACCTGAATGAGATAGGTTTGGATATCTTCCTTTCAGGTATCCAAGATGGGGTGGAGCAGGCCATGTttttgttgggtggtggtcggagccccgtttga